From a region of the Oryza sativa Japonica Group chromosome 6, ASM3414082v1 genome:
- the LOC4341448 gene encoding 26S proteasome regulatory subunit 8 homolog A has product MATADVSRPSSSAPTAAAAGADGHGAKGSAFRGDGLRPYYQSRIHDLQLQIRQGTDNLSRLEAQRNVLNSQVITLGEELKVLHEPGSYVGEVVKVMGKSKVLVKVHPEGKYVVDVDKSIDITKLSPSTRVALRNDSYMLHLILPSKVDPLVNLMKVEKVPDSTYDMIGGLDQQIKEIKEVIELPIKHPELFESLGIAQPKGVLLYGPPGTGKTLLARAVAHHTDCTFIRVSGSELVQKYIGEGSRMVRELFVMAREHAPSIIFMDEIDSIGSARMQSGSGGGDSEVQRTMLELLNQLDGFEASNKIKVLMATNRMDILDQALLRPGRIDRKIEFPNPNEDSRFDILKIHSRKMNLMRGIDLKKIAEKMNGASGAELKAVCTEAGMFALRERRVHVNQEDFLMAVAKVMKKDTEKNMSLRKLWK; this is encoded by the exons ATGGCGACGGCGGACGTCTCgcggccctcctcctccgcgccgacggcggcggctgcgggggcAGACGGCCACGGGGCGAAGGGGAGCGCCTTCCGCGGCGACGGGCTGCGGCCGTACTACCAGTCGCGCATCCACGACCTGCAGCTCCAGATCCGCCAAGGGACGGACAACCTCAGCCGCCTCGAGGCCCAGCGGAACGTCCTCAATTCCCAAG TTATAACGCTGGGGGAAGAGTTGAAGGTGCTCCATGAACCGGGCTCATATGTTGGTGAGGTTGTCAAGGTTATGGGCAAGTCCAAGGTTCTAGTGAAG GTGCACCCAGAAGGAAAATATGTTGTTGATGTCGATAAAAGTATTGATATTACAAAGCTCTCGCCTTCAACAAGAGTTGCTCTTCGAAATGACAGCTATATGCTTCATCTTATCCTGCCCAGCAAAGTTGATCCATTGGTTAATCTTATGAAGGTTGAGAAGGTTCCTGATTCTACTTATGATATGATTGGCGGCCTTGATCAGCAGATTAAGGAGATCAAAGAGGTTATTGAGCTTCCCATTAAGCATCCTGAGCTGTTTGAAAGTCTTGGAATTGCCCAGCCAAAG GGTGTCCTTCTTTACGGGCCTCCGGGTACAGGAAAAACGCTACTAGCTCGGGCAGTTGCTCATCACACCGACTGTACCTTTATTAGGGTGTCAGGTTCCGAGTTGGTTCAGAAGTATATTGGAGAGGGTTCCAGAATGGTTCGTGAACTATTTGTGATGGCCAG AGAGCATGCACCATCCATAATCTTTATGGATGAAATAGACTCCATTGGATCTGCTAGAATGCAGTCAGGATCTGGGGGTGGTGATAGTGAGGTTCAACGCACTATGCTTGAGCTTCTGAATCAACTTGATGGCTTTGAAGCATCAAACAAAATTAAGGTTCTTATGGCGACAAATAGGATGGATATTTTGGATCAAGCTCTCCTGAGGCCTGGTCGCATTGATAGGAAGATTGAATTTCCAAATCCGAATGAAGAT TCCCGCTTTGATATCTTGAAGATTCATTCAAGAAAAATGAACTTGATGCGTGGCATTGATCTGAAAAAGATTGCAGAGAAGATGAATGGGGCATCTGGAGCAGAGCTTAAG GCGGTCTGCACGGAAGCAGGAATGTTTGCCCTTCGCGAGAGAAGGGTTCATGTCAACCAGGAGGATTTCTtgatggcggtggcgaaggtgATGAAGAAGGATACCGAAAAGAACATGTCCCTGCGCAAGCTCTGGAAGTGA
- the LOC9266942 gene encoding GTP-binding nuclear protein Ran-3: MALPDPAAVGYPSFKLILVGDGGTGKTTFVKRHITGEFEKRYEPTIGVEVRPLDFHTSRGKVRFCCWDTAGQEKFGGLRDGYYIHGHCAIIMFDVTSRLTYKNVPTWHKDICRVCDNIPIVLCGNKVDMKNRQVKAKMVTFHRKKNLQYYEISAKSNYNFEKPFLYLARKLTGDMNLRFVEELALLPADVTIDLIAQQKIETEIAAAAAMPLPDEDEDGLMD; this comes from the exons ATG GCTCTCCCTGACCCCGCGGCCGTGGGGTACCCCTCCTTCAAGCTCATCCtcgtcggcgatggcggcaccg GGAAGACGACGTTCGTGAAGAGGCACATCACCGGGGAGTTCGAGAAGCGCTACGAAC CGACGATCGGGGTGGAGGTGCGGCCACTGGACTTCCACACGAGCCGCGGCAAGGTGCGGTTCTGCTGCTGGGACACCGCCGGCCAGGAGAAGTTCGGCGGCCTCCGTGATGGATACTA TATCCATGGTCATTGCGCGATCATCATGTTTGATGTCACCTCGCGTCTCACGTACAAGAACGTTCCCACCTGGCACAAGGACATCTGCAG GGTCTGCGACAACATACCGATCGTGCTGTGCGGCAACAAGGTGGACATGAAGAACAGGCAGGTGAAGGCCAAGATGGTGACCTTCCACAGGAAGAAGAACCTCCAGTATTACGAGATCTCTGCCAAGAGCAACTACAACTTCGAGAAGCCTTTCCTCTACCTTGCCAGGAAGCTCACAGG GGACATGAACCTTCGGTTCGTCGAGGAGTtggccctcctccccgccgacgTCACCATCGACCTCATCGCGCAGCAAAA GATTGAGACAGAGatagctgctgctgcggcgatGCCTCTCCCGGACGAGGACGAGGATGGACTGATGGACTGA
- the LOC4341450 gene encoding cytochrome P450 734A4 precursor: MMEAVAVAAAVLLLLHVAARVADAVWWRPRRLEAHFAGQGVRGPPYRFLVGCVREMVALMAEATAKPMPPAAPHNALPRVLAFYHYWRKIYGPTFLIWFGPTPRLTVAEPEMVREIFLTRAEAFDRYEAHPVVRQLEGDGLVSLHGDKWAHHRRVLTPGFYPDNLNRLVPHVGRSVAALAERWRAMACAGGGEVEVDVAEWFQAVAEEAITRATFGRSYDSGRVVFRLQARLMAFASEAFRKVLVPGYRFLPTKKNRMSWGLDREIRRGLVRLIGRRSGGDGGEEDETTTELKDKQDSGFNDLLGLMINAGVDRTMPVEDMVEECKTFFFAGKQTTTNLLTWATVLLAMHPDWQDRARREVLAVCGDAAGELPTKDHLPKLKTLGMILNETLRLYPPAVATIRRAKFDVTLGGGGDGDAGGIHIPRDTELLVPIMAIHHDARLWGPDAAQFNPARFASGAARAAKHPLAFIPFGLGSRMCIGQSLAILEAKLTMAVLLQRFDLALSPTYVHAPTVLMLLHPQYGAPLIFRPRQSQPSN; this comes from the exons ATGATGGAGgcggtggccgtggcggcggcggtgctgctgctgctgcacgtggcggcgagggtggcggacGCGGTGTGGTGGCGGccgaggcggctggaggcgcaCTTCGCGGGGCAGGGGGTGCGCGGCCCGCCGTACCGGTTCCTCGTCGGGTGCGTGAGGGAGATGGTGGCGCTCATGGCGGAGGCCACCGCGAAGCCCatgccgcccgccgcgccgcacaACGCGCTCCCCAGGGTGCTCGCGTTCTACCACTACTGGAGGAAGATCTACG GGCCGACGTTCTTGATTTGGTTCGGGCCGACACCGCGGCTCACGGTGGCGGAGCCGGAGATGGTGCGGGAGATCTTCCTCACGCGCGCCGAGGCGTTCGACCGCTACGAGGCGCACCCCGTGGTCCGGCAGCTGGAGGGCGACGGGCTCGTCAGCCTCCACGGCGACAAGTGGGCTCACCACCGCCGCGTCCTCACCCCCGGCTTCTACCCCGACAACCTCAAC CGGCTGGTGCCGCACGTCGGCAggtcggtggcggcgctggcggagaggTGGCGCGCCATGgcgtgcgccggcggcggcgaggtggaggtggaCGTGGCGGAGTGGTtccaggcggtggcggaggaggccatCACGCGCGCCACGTTCGGCCGCAGCTACGACTCCGGCCGCGTCGTGTTCCGCTTGCAGGCCCGCCTCATGGCGTTCGCCTCCGAGGCCTTCCGCAAGGTGCTCGTCCCGGGATACAG GTTCCTGCCGACCAAGAAGAACAGGATGTCGTGGGGCCTGGACAGGGAGATCAGGCGCGGCCTGGTCCGGCTCATCGGCCGGCgcagtggcggcgacggcggcgaggaagacgaGACCACCACCGAGCTCAAAGACAAGCAGGACAGCGGCTTCAACGACTTGCTGGGGCTCATGATCAATGCCGGCGTGGACAGGACGATGCCGGTGGAGGACATGGTGGAGGAGTGCAAGACCTTCTTCTTCGCCGGCAAGCAGACGACCACCAACCTGCTCACCTGGGCCACCGTGCTGCTCGCCATGCACCCGGACTGGCAGGaccgcgcccgccgcgaggTCCTCGCCGTCTGCGGcgatgccgccggcgagctccccaCCAAGGACCACCTCCCCAAGCTCAAGACG CTCGGGATGATCCTCAACGAGACGCTGCGCCTGTacccgccggcggtggccaccATCCGCCGCGCCAAGTTCGACGTCAccctcggcggcggtggcgacggcgacgccggagGCATCCATATCCCGCGCGACACGGAGCTGCTCGTCCCGATCATGGCGATCCACCACGACGCCCGGTTGTGGGGGCCCGACGCGGCCCAGTTCAACCCGGCGAGGTTCgccagcggcgcggcgcgcgcggcgaagCACCCGCTCGCCTTCATCCCGTTCGGGCTGGGCTCCCGCATGTGCATCGGCCAGAGCCTCGCCATCCTCGAGGCCAAGCTCACCATGGCCGTCCTCCTCCAGCGCTTCGACCTCGCGCTCTCGCCCACCTACGTGCACGCCCCCACCGTGCTGATGCTGCTCCACCCGCAGTACGGCGCGCCGTTGATCTTCCGGCCGCGCCAATCTCAGCCGTCCAATTAG